A region of Fundulus heteroclitus isolate FHET01 unplaced genomic scaffold, MU-UCD_Fhet_4.1 scaffold_321, whole genome shotgun sequence DNA encodes the following proteins:
- the LOC118559581 gene encoding LOW QUALITY PROTEIN: uncharacterized protein LOC118559581 (The sequence of the model RefSeq protein was modified relative to this genomic sequence to represent the inferred CDS: inserted 1 base in 1 codon) has protein sequence MTINRRNVRLHIQRKHKPKGVDITASKHLKSQAIDYKNGIFAVVKSFXGPNTPIHVVKRTWGKEQSTKCELDICKINAEFAERSNFRPFECHHIQSLVYCPPFRGENPSLTEDVLQEMVNEKWFGEDKKESCLKHQREATDAGTPLSCKLSICNPSTKRFISIYEPTVSYYSRFGRLMVTFDSKQNSWHCPCARPMQSCLHKCIAKWHLFQFERELFQRTRSVEEELVPNHFPTEVEGEEEEEGGHYPPEGDVLEKMVQYIYHHKRIPSVPDANMVITDNFPRLYTPAETFCTECSEAALLGEPELITTKGRILTVTGVIEGISLFRKQCYTCGMMYRYQEWSDGVYNFDDHTLLSLHLCLFLRNSLQTHQAVSRTIVVLERTSGQTYPSKNRILHAYLAFEALCDHDYTYACVSCGHNPVSVVMDLHKKGVFSMPVSNIDNPPEGFDSNVNVEDFWDKVSMEMISRGLVPSNKANPFIVRPSYKFWAPWIGPHTRRGSVVLNTEHSKIHSPHSANEEMELTVTEDRLKDELLKLKMEAVRSLCRQCGIDPKGSRLDLIIRLQTEMKNCASYDKVFSHVWGASGKVAKMLCWAVVTCPCAVVYAVKFNLRAESPRDFIDLLLSMKHFPNITLYDFARGLATHANTRLPGTFRPHDGRLLEPTLSNISLASSGQVKANLLWLSQKKEVPDFNGHTITGSSERYALYDRFHEANTKDARDVLRRVDLAPELCGWLNTQCAEQLFSGMRKNNYFLNMMTPTSHVFLMRNILHHYNTAKNSATIANMKKMLGVGIDIGFNSYGQTVLVGINEAQDPTTTADEAQDPAMATDHVPNTGTTEASVLVQSVCRPDCWGLSHLRHLLARSGITESQVDYVLDAKRPETEIIGTIGTTILSRQDIQSLGLQHNFEATIANSCMELICDMAWWKKKDVYAADAYVVATLHAPSFQDPFLNLPADAASKDLLIFPVWKPGHWFLCLNCHTFGYWPLESHQKHGPSRPGQFK, from the exons ATGACTATAAACAGGAGAAATGTGAGACTGCACATTCAGAGGAAACATAAGCCCAAAGGAGTAGACATTACAGCAAGTAAGCATTTGAAATCCCAGGCAATAGATTATAAAAATGGAATATTTGCTGTGGTGAAGTCAT TAGGACCCAACACTCCCATCCATGTGGTCAAAAGGACTTGGGGGAAGGAACAGTCGACCAAATGTGAGCTGGATATCTGCAAAATCAATGCAGAATTTGCTGAACGCTCAAATTTTAGACCTTTTGAGTGTCACCACATCCAGTCACTTGTTTACTGTCCACCATTCAGAGGTGAAAACCCCTCTCTCACTGAAGATGTTCTGCAGGAGATGGTGAATGAGAAATGGTTTGGAGAGGACAAGAAGGAGAGTTGTCTGAAACACCAAAGGGAGGCTACAGATGCAGGAACACCTCTGTCCTGTAAACTCTCAATTTGCAATCCCTCAACAAAGAGGTTTATTTCCATTTATGAGCCTACTGTATCGTATTACAGTAGGTTTGGACGACTTATGGTCACCTTTGACTCAAAACAGAATTCCTGGCACTGTCCTTGTGCAAGGCCAATGCAGTCTTGCCTGCACAAATGTATTGCAAAGTGGCACCTGTTTCAGTTTGAGCGAGAACTTTTTCAGAGGACACGAAGTGTGGAGGAAGAACTTGTTCCAAACCATTTCCCTACAGAAGTGGAAggtgaagaggaagaggaaggaggcCACTACCCACCAGAGGgagatgttttagaaaaaatggTGCAGTACATATACCACCACAAGAGAATTCCATCTGTACCAGACGCTAATATGGTAATCACAGATAATTTCCCAAGATTATATACCCCAGCAGAAACATTCTGCACTGAATGTTCTGAGGCCGCTCTACTTGGGGAACCGGAGCTAATAACAACCAAGGGCAGAATCCTCACTGTGACAGGTGTTATTGAAG GAATTTCATTGTTCAGAAAGCAGTGCTACACATGTGGGATGATGTACCGATATCAGGAGTGGTCAGATGGTGTCTACAATTTCGATGACCATACACTCCTGTCCTTGCACCTCTGTCTCTTTCTTCGGAACAGTCTTCAG ACCCACCAGGCTGTAAGTAGAACCATTGTGGTTTTAGAGAGAACCTCTGGCCAGACCTATCCCTCAAAAAACAGAATTCTGCACGCCTACCTGGCATTCGAAGCGCTTTGTGATCATGACTACACATATGCATGTGTGTCATGTGGACATAACCCAGTATCTGTTGTGATGGACCTTCATAAGAAGGGTGTCTTCAGTATGCCTG TGAGCAACATTGATAACCCACCAGAGGGTTTTGATAGCAATGTAAATGTCGAGGACTTTTGGGATAAAGTTTCCATGGAAATGATTTCCCGTGGGTTAGTGCCAA GCAACAAGGCCAATCCTTTCATTGTCAGGCCAAGTTACAAGTTCTGGGCTCCATGGATAGGGCCTCACACAAGGAGGGGAAGTGTGGTCCTAAACACGGAACACAGTAAGATACATTCACCACACAGTGCAAATGAGGAGATGGAATTGACTGTGACAGAGGACCGTCTTAAAGATGAGCTACTGAAGTTAAAG ATGGAAGCTGTGCGTTCCTTGTGCAGGCAGTGTGGGATTGACCCTAAGGGGTCACGTCTGGACTTGATAATAAGACTCCAGACGGAGATGAAAAACTGTGCATCATACGACAAGGTGTTTTCACATGTCTGGGGTGCTTCTGGTAAGGTTGCTAAAATGCT GTGCTGGGCAGTAGTCACATGCCCATGTGCTGTGGTGTATGCCGTGAAATTTAACCTTAGAGCTGAAAGCCCAAGGGACTTCATTGACCTCTTATTATCAATGAAGCACTTCCCCAACATCACACTTTATGACTTTGCACGAGGGTTGGCAACACATGCCAATACCAGGCTGCCAGGAACATTCAGACCACACGATGGACGACTGCTGGAGCCCACCCTGTCAAATATTTCTCTTGCCAGTTCAGGGCAAGTCAAAGCCAATTTGTTGTGGCTATCCCAGAAAAAGGAGGTTCCTGATTTTAATGGCCACACTATCACCGGGTCATCAGAGCGTTATGCTCTGTATGACCGATTTCATGAAGCCAACACTAAAGATGCCAGAGATGTTCTGCGAAGGGTTGATCTCGCCCCAGAATTATGTGGCTGGCTGAACACTCAATGTGCCGAACAGCTGTTCTCGGGGATGAggaaaaataactattttttaaatatgatgaCTCCTACCTCTCACGTGTTTTTGATGAGGAATATATTACATCACTACAACACAGCAAAGAATTCAGCCACCATAGCAAATATGAAAAAGATGCTTGGTGTGGGGATCGACATCGGATTTAATTCTTATGGTCAAACAGTGCTGG TTGGAATTAATGAGGCACAAGACCCCACCACAACCGCAGATGAGGCCCAAGATCCTGCCATGGCCACAGATCATGTACCAAACACTGGAACGACAGAGGCTTCAGTACTTG TTCAATCAGTGTGCAGACCAGACTGTTGGGGCCTATCCCATTTAAGACATCTGCTTGCCAGATCAGGCATCACAGAGTCACAG GTTGACTATGTGCTCGATGCCAAAAGACCAGAAACCGAGATTATTGGGACAATTGGCACTACCATCTTATCACGGCAAGACATCCAGTCACTTGGATTGCAGCACAACTTTGAAGCAACA ATTGCCAACAGCTGCATGGAGCTGATTTGTGACATGGCCTGGTGGAAG AAGAAGGATGTATATGCAGCGGATGCTTATGTCGTTGCCACTTTGCATGCACCAAGTTTCCAGGACCCTTTTCTTAATTTACCG GCTGATGCAGCATCAAAGGATCTCCTGATTTTTCCTGTGTGGAAACCAGGACACTGGTTCCTCTGT CTCAATTGCCACACGTTTGGCTACTGGCCACTGGAAAGTCATCAGAAACACG GACCCTCCAGGCCAGGCCAATTCAAATGA